CCTGGTCCGCTGCCCTCTTACTGGGATGGGAACTGCTGTAGACATCCGCCGGAAACGGAGGCCCTATGGCGCATGCGCCCGTGGTGATCCGGTTCTTCGCCCCTGTGATCGACATCACCATCAATGCTCTCCTCAACGCTGTCGATCAGAAAATGCGGGAAGGCCATCGGGACTTCCTGCTGCTGCTCTCCTCTCCGGGCGGGAGCGTCTTCCATGGCCTGAGCGCTTACAATTACCTGAAAGGGATCCCCGCTCGCATCACCACCTGCAATTTCGGCAGCGTCGATTCCATCGGCGTGGTGCTGTATTGCGCAGGAGCCCGTCGCCTGTCTGTGCCCCATGCCCGCTTCCTGCTCCACGGAATCAGCGCGCAGTTCCCCCAGCCGATCAGCCTGGAGGAGAAACAGCTGGAGGAGCGCATGAAGGGCCTGCGGATCGATCTGGAGAACATCGCCAAGGTGATCGCGACCAGCACGGGGAAGCCGGTGGAGGAGGTGATCGCCGCCATGCACGATCGGATCACGCTGAACCCGGAGGAAGCGAAGGCATGGGGGCTGGTCCACGAGATCGTGCATGAGCTTTTCCCGGCCGGCGCAGAGGTGATTTCCATTCAGTATCAGGAGCCCCCCCACCTGGCCTGAGCCGGTCCGTTCGATCGGGCGCTCCGGATCCCTCCGCTTCTGTGTCCGGTGCTTTGCTTTCCTCATAATGGGGAGGCCATCACCCTGGTCATCCGAACCGAGGGGAGACGGTGACGCTGGATGAGGTCACCCGGGGGCGCATCATCACGGAGGGATGGGACACGCTGGTTCCCTTCGTCCCATCTTTCTTCCGCGCCTGATCCTCCCGCCCTCTGGATGGCATTCCCGGGAAAGAGGGGGAGGGTTTCGCGAGGGATCCTCTTCCCGGCTTTTCGACATCGAGAAAGATGGTCCCTCTGGCAATTCGGGCCATGACCTCCCCGCCGACCTGACCCCCCGAATCGTCCATCACGCGCCTGTCGGACGCTGACGCTCCAGTAGCTCCCGGATGTCGGTCAGGGTCTCGCTGATCCGGAACGTCACGATCAGCAGCTCCGCGTAGATTCTCGAAATCAGGATCCCCAGG
The sequence above is drawn from the Thermoflexus sp. genome and encodes:
- a CDS encoding ClpP family protease; translation: MAHAPVVIRFFAPVIDITINALLNAVDQKMREGHRDFLLLLSSPGGSVFHGLSAYNYLKGIPARITTCNFGSVDSIGVVLYCAGARRLSVPHARFLLHGISAQFPQPISLEEKQLEERMKGLRIDLENIAKVIATSTGKPVEEVIAAMHDRITLNPEEAKAWGLVHEIVHELFPAGAEVISIQYQEPPHLA